Within the Trachemys scripta elegans isolate TJP31775 chromosome 4, CAS_Tse_1.0, whole genome shotgun sequence genome, the region CAGAGAAAGAGCAGCAAAGCCACGGGTGGCTAGGAGACTGGATCTGAACTCAATCAATCCACCTTCATCACCAAACATGTCGATCACTCCTGGAAAGGGGCCGTCCCctacaaaaatgagaaaaagaaCAACAATATTGTTATCAGGCCAAGATATTAGAGGGAATATATTAAAGAATGAACTGCAAAATACAGTAGGCACAATTAATAGAAATTTTTTTATTACCTTTCCACTGGCAAGATATTATCAGTACTAGTGATACTTCCCATTTCAGCTATGTGGTACACCTGCTCAAACAAGTAAACGTACTTTTTAACTGCACCCAATGTGCTTTCCAAAGGCTTTGCCTTCTCATCCTGAAGAAGCAGCTCATATGCTAAACCAATGTGTTGTTGCAGTCAGTCTcgttggcccagatcctcaaaagtattcaggcaatcaatggaagttaggagccctgaatgcctttgtggatctgggtcacAATTACTACACAGTAGCATGCATTTATTTTCTAGTCATGTTGCTAGCATGGTAGAGAATGGATACCTGATGAGTTTAGACCAGGGTAGGCAACCCATGACACGTGCCAAAGgaggcacacgagctgattttcagtggcactcacagtgcccggggggctctgcattttaatttaattttaaatgaagcttcttaaacattttaaaaaccttctttactttacatacaatagtttagttatatattatagacttatagagacctaaaaatgttcaaatgtatttctggcacgctaaaccttaaattagagtgaataaatgaagactcagcacaccacttctgaaaggttgccgacccctggtctagactttGGCCTAGGGTTTAAGAATAATGTCCACTGGATCTGTGAGAAGCACAAGCCATCTTGGTATTTTTCTGACTGGCCGTCAGATGGCATGGTTGATCCATTCAAATCCAGGTTGCTGCAATGATCTACAGTTGGGAGAGGGAACAGGTCTATTCTCATGTGAATGCACCTTAACATAATGCACTGATGGAAGAATAGACCTCTTGCCTCTTAAGGGATTTTGGAAATGGAAGCTCTGAGCAAGACTCACTAGACTATTGAACAGTGAAGCTCCATTGCTTAGAACGTTTAAAATTAGACAAAGCACTGAAAATATATTGTAAGGAAAAATCAGGTAGTGcaagggctggactagatgagctagTTCTCTTTTTCATTTCCAACGTTTCATTCTAACAGTTCTCACTTTTCCTCAGCAATAAAGTTATTCATGAAAGCAGCAGATTGAAATGGAAATCACTGAGCAGTTTCATTGCTGCTACTATCAGCCCTCTGAGCAGCTGTGAAACAGACAAGTATGTCAATTTCATCCTGATACTGCTTGAGGAATGAGGAATCAAAAATGAGGAATCAAACATAAACAGCTAAAGCTGATGTTTCCACCTGAACCTCCCCCTCTATGTTTTATAGTAGTCTCTTGCTAGTAAAGTTAGCCTTCTAACAGAAGTCTAATTCATTTTAAGGTCATGTATTCTGTCCAACTCCTCTGGGATTCTCACAGTGCAAGCCATGGGTAATCACAGAAGCCttaattaaactaaaaaaaaaaaaaaaaattggtatgtTGTAGGTGGCTTCTGTCTAaccaaaaggaacattttttttttttaggctgcaTAAGGGGAATGCAGCGGGATAACGGCAAATTTACACCGCTTCTGGCCCAAAAttacaggccaagattttcataaaTGGGAGCCATAACTGATGCTCCTGAGGCCTATATAAAAGTCCTGACGTTCTGAAACACTGAGCATGAAGCAGCTCTCTGACTCAAACATCAATTTTACCGTAACTTTAATGGGAGCTTCTGAGTGCTCAGTtcttttgaaagtcaggccacttagggaaattgaccagaatagctattccagcaTAGCTCCATGTGTGGCcactctattccagaataaaagtgtttTGATCCCAAAATTATTACACTGATTTGGATACACACTAATTATTCTGGACTAAAGTGACTATTATTCCATAATGGTGCCCATGGAGCTATATCAATCAAtttgcctgtgtagacaagcccctataTAGGTACTTAAGTAtggaattaggagcctaaattcagGCATCAAtttatgaaaatcttggccatggaTTTCTTTAAAGAAAGCACAGGTTGCAGATGGAATCTGCTTTGGCCCTGATAAGTGCCAATAGACTGGGTTGTGTACCAAACTGAATGGAACAcaactcaaaacaaaatatatttatctcCAATTTTATTGATAGCAGCAAAGAAACataaagctcttcttcagttaGAGAAAGAATCGCCAATTTACCATATACAGACTGCagaaaatacaggaaaaaaaacaagtatCTTAGGTCTTGATCTTGCTCaaattgaattcaatggcaaaaaaaaaaaaatgatttcaatgggcaaAATTGGGGCTTTAATGAATTACACCCTACCATTGACGACAGCAGGACAAATTGCAAGAGAGGCAGAcctttttataaaatgtatatttgaCTTCCTTGCTCCATCTGGGTGCAGAAAATGAGGAATCAAAATAGAATAGTAAACCTGTACATTTGGATGTAGTTTTCAGGAGGGTGGCAAACATTTTGCCTCTGCTTCTGTGAACAAGTGTTAAATGCAAGATTTTTCCTATTCCACAATGGTACTAATGacaaatttaataaaaacagaagTTAAAGATGAAGTGTGTCTTGTGAAATATAACAGAATGTTCCCATGGGGAGGGAAGATGAAGGATATAGTAAAACATTTTAGATGCATTAAAAGTTTTTGTATTATACATTTTGGAAACTCTTGAAGGTCTGAGTATATGAATAAGATACTCCACTGCCACTGCTTGTGACTGAGGGCACTATATAATTCAAACAAAGGTACTAACTAGGCTACATATGGTAGCATCACAAAACAGGAATGTTTAAAGAGAGACATTTAGTTCTAGGTTGCAGACTTGTGGCTATCACTAAGTTCAGTGGAAACCCTGTGCATGCCTGTAAAGTGGATGTGGTTCTTAGCAAAATACCCTGGTTTCAATATTGGTGAATCGACAGTGCTGACTAAGGGCCTCCAAAGTCCATTCAGATCAATCTGAGTctttctgctgacttcaatggaccttgGATCACCCTCTAAATTAACCAGAGATCATGATCTAGGCCTCAATCTAGCAAAATGCTTCCTTTATAGTATAAAACTCATGAGTAGTTTTGGTTCTGacataaaagagagagagttggtATGCATGTATTTGCTATACTCTCTTCAGatggcctgcatatttatatgCATTTAATGAAGAGAAGTGTCGGATAGGGCACAATCCTACTCCCGCTGGAATCCATGGGGGATTTGCCCCCGATTAACTGGGCTCAGAACTATTTCCAGTTAAGAAGAAAACATGACTTCTCACTAATTCAATCACCCTTCTACATATTTTGGGAACTCCACCACACTTTACCTTACTTCAGAGTTATGGGGAATCCCAGCTGCAGATGGAGTGATGAGCTGATCTATAACAACCGCCTTTCTTTTGCTCTGTTATGCATTAATAAATTGTCATCTTTTGCTTTTACCACTCTGTTATAATAAACATCTAAGATACATAGCAGGATTATAGTAGTATATACTACGGGTTAGTCCTTTTCATTTTCAGCATTCATCTTATTCttgtgaacttaaaaaaaaaaagtaaactgcTGCAGTATGTGTGTGAGGACATGGACTATTTTACAGTCTTGTTTTGTGCAAATAGAAATCCTGTGTGATTTTCCTCAgataaattatattttgcatttatatcaTGTCTTCCActtatttaaatcagctttttgGAATAAAAGGCTTCAGAGCAATTTTTAGACTATTTTTACACAATGAAATGGCCCAATCTTATAAACCTCTATTGAATCTTGAGTCAGGAGAAATATGCTTTCACTCTCCCACATCCTCACTAATCAGATGAGATAGTACTTTGCATAACACTTTGCACTTAGAAGCACCTTCCGTCAGTGGATGTCAAAGCCCTTTACAGAGGCGAGTGATTGTTATCATCCCACTTTACACGTAAGAAAAGGGAAGCCGCCGGAGATTCAATGCCTCAGCCCACAAAAGGCAGAGCTTCCCTCACTCACCTGAGGGTAGGAACAGGCTGCCTCTCACGCTGCCCTCTTTCAGCCTAATCCTTCGCACACCGGGAGCAGTGAACCATCTCTCCACATTGGCCTTGGCTAGGACCTGCCCCGGGATGGTGCCAGGATGACTGTGCCCTTGGTGGACTGACACCTCCACCTTCATGGGGGTCTTAACCTGCTTCGGCACGAGTCTCTGGTAGGGTCTCTCCATGCCGGCAGGGGAGAGGCTCCAGAACAGCCCCATGGGCTCCACCCCAGTGTAGTCCCCTCCCTGGGAGGTGTCCCTGGACAGGTCCACCTCCCCGCGGCTGTCCGCCAGGTAGTGGGCGCAGGAGTCGAAGAGGCAGCCCTGCTCGTTCACCACGAGTCCCCTCAGCGTCACCCGCTGCCCCGGGGCGAGCCCCAGCACCTTGGTCGCCACCGGCTCGTCCGCTAGCCCCGCCGCGGGCTCCACGGCCACGGTCGCTGCCCCCCTGCTGCCGGAGCGCGGCCCCGGGGCCCGGCACTGTCCGCGAGGCCGCAAGCAGGcggcccaggccctggctgtggctATTCGCCACATGGCGGGTAAGGGCAGCCCCGCTCTCCGCGCCACTAGCCACGGGGCGGCCCGGAGCCGGGCCCTACACACCAGCCTCTGCCCTCGGCAGCCGGGCCGGGAGACCTCCAAGGCGGTCTCAATCGATCGCAGAGACACAGCGCCGCCTCCGTCCTGCCGCAGAGGCTCTTCCGGGGACGCCGCTCCCTTCTGCCGGCCGGGAAAGCCGCTTGCTGCagctggggggcggagggggagcgCGCCCGCGCCCGGCCCCTGGAGTGAAAAGGAGAAGATGGGGGGAAGCCGCAGCCTAGATATCCCGCCGGACGGGGCGGGGAAgatcatcggggggggggggggaatttgaagagggaaggggggaaaacgCCCCCAGCCAGGCGTCCAGAGTAGCCAACCTCCTCCACAACTGCTAGGAGTTAAGCCTTAAGGAACAGTGTTAATTTGTGCCCGAGCTAAGCCCAGCCACCTCTAGGCTTGACATTTCATAGTCCTGGTACCTCCAGGCTTGCCAGgtcaaagtaaaaaataaataaataaataaattgcttgaGACTCAAAAAAAcgtttcattacaaattaagcactgctaaAGCAAAACCCTCTCAGGTCATGGCTACACTACAAGATTATGTTGACCTAAGGTAGGCCAGTATACAGCTGCCACGGTTATTACAGTGCTTGTATGTGTGCAGTATTGGCTCCTTGTGTTGGGCAATGCCCATCCTCACCTGAAGCGCTTGAATTGATCGTATTGTCAgggtggggcactgtgggacagctcctgaaagctATTAACAGTAAAGTCAGCAgtacagtgtctacactggcactgcattGAGCTAATTACATCGACTGACTCTACACCGGCTgcggaggtggtgttactaagtCGGTGTAGAAGGGCACTTACGTCAGCAGGAGcgaaatttaagtgaagacacttccataGCTAGATTGACGCAAGGCAAcctaattgtgtagtgtagaccaggcctcaatcaGGCATAACTGTGTCAAAGGCAGGGCCAGCTCGAgtttttttgccatcccaagcggcaaagggaaaaataaaaatccgattgagctgccgccgaagagaaagagagggagtgaagaacCTGCCGCCAagttgctgccgaagacccggacgtgccaccccaacAATGGatggactgccgcccctttctattggctgccccaggcacctgcttccttcgctggtgcctggaaccggccctggccAAAGCACAAATGGGGAGTGAGATTCAGGATTATCCCTAACTTGAAAAGCAGAATAGATCCCTCCCAGCCCTGAGACTTCCAtttaagattttgtttgtttgggagaGTTCTACCTTCTACTCTTTGAGCTCTTGAAAATTGCAACATGAATAAATCAAAAGTACTGATACTAAATTTTTCCCATTTCAAACCACAAACCAGAGGTTGAGAGGGAAGAAGTTGAGCTGCTTAGGTTTCTTAGAAAAAGAATATTCCTCCAAGAAGGAACTGACACCTAGAAACGTCCAGCACTGAAATCCAAAAACCCAGTGATCAATGTAGCAGACAATTTAGGATGGAGAAAGGTCTTACCTTACTAATATTTTAAGAACTCAATTTATACCTGTAAATAACCAAATATATAAGGATGTGAAGAAAATTCAACTTTCATATTGTAGGAAGTAGAAATAGGACAAAAGGAGGAAATCTAGTGTAGGAAGAGGCCTTGAGCCATCTTTCCTCTCACTTTCAGCCTATAACCTTTGGCTCTGGTGTCTCATTAAGAGGGAAGACAGGTGtatgatcttttaaaaatagctggAGGCTATTATGAAAGATGGAGCCTACACGCAGGGTCCAGGGACAGCACTCTAAGAAGAATCCCAGACTcaatattcctgatatttctaagatttagaaaaagcaggaaaaaatgctggttcttttatttaaatgtgtaattgtttttaaatgtttaacttcTCCATGAACTTTGACTCTAGAGTCATTTGGACATATGCATTCTTTCACCACTGGAGCATTGAACTATTTATGAACCCATTGTTTTACCAACCAAATCTCTAGTACCCTCTTTCCCACATGAGAGAAGACTTTAGATTCTAGACAAGTGGTCATTTACTTCTGCCACCCACATCTATTTAGGAAATCTCAGCAGCTATGCACTTTCCTGGAATGTGGTAACATGGGCAAAGCTGCAGGCCAGCATTACAGGCTGCGTAAAAGGCTGCATTTCACCAGCTTTTGAACATTGCTGATAGGCCACATTCAAATTTCACCTAATCTCTCTCTACCTGTATTACATCAATACATGGGATTTGAAGCCTGAGGCATTTGCCTTGTCACAGAGTCATATCAAAGCATAGCTACTCTAGGTCCATGCCTAGGACATCAGCTTCTGGagtcacagtcaacctgtggaactctgccagaggatggtgtgaaggccaagactataaccaggttcaaaaaagaactgaatAAGtctatcaatagctattagccaagttgAGCAGGGATACAAAACCATGCtctagtgtccctagcctctgcttgctggaagctgggaatggacgacaggggatggatcacttgatgattacctgttctgttcattctctctggggcacctggcattggccactgtcggaagacaagatactgggctagatggaccatcggtctgatgcagtatggcagttcttatgagAGCAcaatctcagctctcatttaaaaaaaactgtttctagTTTTCACATGTGCAagagaaacttgaaaatgtgaacgaAGTATAACTGGCCTCTCTGAGCAcgcagacagcctgaaataatagctcCAGAGAGTGTGAATGTAATGCCTCGTTCATCTTAACTCTGAAACTTGCTGCCACTCCAAGGAAGGATGGAATCCACGGGCAGGACCATCGCACGGGGACAACATGTGAAGTGTGGCTAGGGCCACTGATTGCTTTAATTCAGACCTTCCTCTTTATTCTGTAAGGTGGCTGCTTGGCCCTTCCTTCTTATACTCATCCAGCACCTTTACTTGGGCCTGCCAGATTTGGAAGAGCAGCCCTCTAAACACCACTACAAGTTAAGCCCTTCTCCAAGTTTTCTGCTGCTCACTCCAAGACTTCTGCAACCACTGGAAGATCACTCACaggcagtgttttccccaggaattgaaattaggtgGGGTGTTCAAATTTACGGGGGGTCGGGGTCGGTGAGGGGTGAgaccgtgagggtgaaggtgggctgtatggcaccatagtaaaaactgaaaaatgtttcatgaccattttattagattttaaaatcatcaaacaaattaaagttggctactcaagccttctatgaagcactaccttcttggtttcttgttataattttgcacaactctgttaatgaatttcttgaatgcaatgcattcatctttggtggcttcccGTGTGtctggtacttccattccttcaactgatatgctcattagttcattcacatgatcaggcagaaggcgacttctttcaaaacacaaaattctattcaatgatgaaaaagaacgctcaactgtagctgttgtgactgggagtagcaagagatgaattcctacttctttcagcccaggaaacatagcataaaGATGGGGTTGAGCCACTAATGATGATTAAAAAAAGTTGacgtcaaatcttcattcattcgtcgtatgatactccactctgtgttcaaattctctattctgtcctgagcacatggcagccccgtTGCTgatagtgcctcactccactcaaccgtcggtgttttataagacagggatctgtaaaagctacgtagaggttgagtagaatctagacgtcgctgttgtagatttttaagaatcaagtctgtgtacttctTCAGTTGTCTTAAAcgcttcttgtcctcttcacttaaggattcaatataaatgccttcattagtcaacttctggactgaagtctttgcttcttccagtactttttcaattgatagctctctgattgatccaaatttAGCTTCTATTgttggacaaagatctactactgttgtagcagatgcctggatggcattgtttaatgacccaagtggtttcaacagtagacttacaagagagagaatggcaatagtcttctctgaacgtagtagcaaaagtaatccaccagcctcactacttagatccatcccatcttggtagatactttccaaagccagtaataacggctggagtaattttaagataaCAGCCAaagatcgctcatgagaaagccagaggatTTTCCCAGGTTAGACTAATTtgatcttctatattttccaagatattcagtctttttggactcttgctgaaaaaagaatataatgaagacattcaatttatagctttttaaatgtcttttgaagagtctgcagcttgtaCCAGCGCTAGTTGGAGTACGTgacctctgcagtgtgtataagcgagattagggttacactttcctctgagcaaagcttgtgctccaccatgtcttccagagaagtttgcagctccatcaaatgcacaagcagccatctgtttggggtccaattgacatgcatttaactcttctaagatgtgggttgtcacagatgcagccaatctttcttctataacttgaacatctagaaatgcatctactggcctaccactgacatcaagataacgtacacaatgacttaatacttgatgcccatttgcattggtgcattcatcagccatgtatgcaaattttttgaatgtggcgagagagttcttcactttttcaactgttgagtctttcactattGCACCATACGcatctagccagtcagttgagtttcttgcagaaagacagTGAGCATTTACTGGTCTTggtcggaaccagtgttcaacttcaggatgaacaagtgacaatgcacttaacattggcctccagtttgtagtgtgtggtatctcttgcttaaatagaaagtatgatgccatgGCCAcgtttgttcgcatgaactgtgttgtgtctccagcattcttaacagcctcattaacactcaccagtgttgtccttggtccgtggagactcagagttcagatgtgctttcacatgagttcatcTCCCAGATGGGGAGCAAGAAGGTACCTTGTTCATTCCTCCATCTGCTCATTGTTCAGtctggccactgttgttcattgtgccaccattcactccatcgctctgttgccaatggccctgcaccATCactttctgctgccacctgccactgtgacctctgcgagttgatctcttgaggttccaccagctctcagtgatttcagctgagctctcattGGGGGAACCTCgatgctagtgcagactgggacttctcttccacagaaacactctcccacagcaggtctaagcacttagacctgattatcagtgatttcagctgtagtggtcacttaacaaaactaAAGACTATCTATGAAGCCTAaacagctctgtctttaaacaatggagagagacaggtcaaatagtacttgtgattcaggcagaccatcaagcaaaacacctgtccccaccctctctcttgatgtcCTAAATCAGCaaaggctaagtacagttctactgtcctttaCTCATACACGAATAACAACATTTCTTTATCCccccgcattcaagtgatttgtaacccaaccccagccaaaatctatcacttgggcaacgcAGCTCtatttgctggatacctaggtagattagatGTGAatataaatacaatctggtcctgaagccttcccCCCAGtccatcactagctgtcaggaagagctcatttagactttgcttataaatcataatttgaaattattaggttggccaacatcaccgaaatgaatgcactgacatggTCATAAAAAACAatagctgtataaggaagctagtctatgttcatattttttcaaatctattatactttttcagatacacgtattttatgATAGACTTTATATGCtcttaaagtgtgtattaatgttttaatttcaattcaaatttccaaacaatcactaaattggcaacactggggGCACATACAGCAAAAAACCCCAGTGGAAGTGAGGCTCAGATCCTGGCTCAGCTGACTTGGTTTCATGCTATGGAACTAAAAACCAATGTAGGCATTCCTGCTTGGGTTTgagcccaggctctaagaccTTCCCCTCATgccgggtttcagagcccaggctccaacccaagcccaaatgcctacactattatttttagccccatagcatgaacccaagtcagttgaccagAGCTCAGAACTCTCTGCCATGTTGTTGGGTATTTTTTGCTacgtagatgtaccctaagaaatAAATGTGCTCAGGATTCATGCTGACTTGGACTGACACAAGTGAGCAAATCTCTTCTCCAGttcaacttagatggggctactataatgtgggtgcataactggctggataaccgtactcagagagtagttattaatgattcccaatcctgctggaaaggtataacaagtggggttccgcaggggtctgttttgggaccggctctgttcaatatcttcatcaacgacttagatattggcatagaaagtaaaCTTattaagtttacagatgataccaaacttggactgcaactgctttggaggatagggtcatatttcaaaatgatctcgacaaattggagaaatggtctgaggtaaacaggatgaagtttaacaaagacaaatgcaaagtgctccacttaggaaggaacaatcagtttcacacatacagaacgggaagagactgtctaggaaggagtacggcagaaagg harbors:
- the LOC117876804 gene encoding acyl-coenzyme A thioesterase 1-like; this translates as MWRIATARAWAACLRPRGQCRAPGPRSGSRGAATVAVEPAAGLADEPVATKVLGLAPGQRVTLRGLVVNEQGCLFDSCAHYLADSRGEVDLSRDTSQGGDYTGVEPMGLFWSLSPAGMERPYQRLVPKQVKTPMKVEVSVHQGHSHPGTIPGQVLAKANVERWFTAPGVRRIRLKEGSVRGSLFLPSGDGPFPGVIDMFGDEGGLIEFRSSLLATRGFAALSLPYFDFEDLPTTMKDLHLEYFEEAARFLQRHPKVKGPGIGVIGTGKGAELAFSMITFLPQVVAAVCISGCSANTVAALHYGELTLPGLRFDMSKISISETGVFDIFDALDDPMDPANSHCLIPIEEAEGHFLLVVGEDDRNWKSSLFAKMAIERLRQHGKDNFKLLSYPGAGHRIDPPFLPFCSVALDCVLGLPILGGGERRAHAHAQEHSWGKIQEFLHLHLG